Proteins encoded within one genomic window of Macaca fascicularis isolate 582-1 chromosome 16, T2T-MFA8v1.1:
- the NARF gene encoding nuclear prelamin A recognition factor isoform X1 has protein sequence MKCEHCTRKECSKKTKTDDQENVSADAPSPAQENGEKGEFHKLADARIFLSDCLACDSCVTAEEGVQLSQQNAKDFFRVLNLNKKCDTSKHKVLVVSVCPQSLPYFAAKFNVSVTDASRRLCGFLKSLGVHYVFDTRIAADFSILESQKEFVRRYRQHSEEERTLPMLTSACPGWVRYAERVLGRPITAHLCTAKSPQQVMGSLVKDYFARQQNLSPEKIFHVIVAPCYDKKLEALQEGFPPALHGSRGADCVLTSGEIAQIMDQGDLSVKDAAVDTLFGDLKEDKVTRHDGASSDGHLAHIFRHAAKELFNEDVEEVTYRALRNKDFQEVTLEKNGEVVLRFAAAYGFRNIQNMILKLKKGKFPYHFVEVLACAGGCLNGRGQAQTPDGHADKALLRQMEGIYADIPVRRPESSAHMQELYQEWLEGINSPKAREVLHTTYQSQERGAHSLDIKW, from the exons ATGAAGTGTGAGCACTGCACGCGCAAG GAAtgtagtaagaaaacaaaaactgatgaCCAAGAGAATGTGTCAGCCGATGCACCGAGTCCAGCCCAGGAAAATGGAGAG AAGGGAGAATTCCACAAGCTGGCTGACGCCAGGATATTTTTGAGTGACTGCCTGGCATGTGACAGCTGCGTGACTGCAGAGGAAGGAGTCCAGCTTTCCCAGCAAAATGCCAAGGACTTCTTCCGCGTTCTGAACCTTAACAAG AAATGTGATACCTCAAAGCACAAAGTGCTGGTAGTGTCTGTGTGTCCTCAGTCTTTGCCTTATTTTGCTGCTAAATTCAACGTCAGTGTAACTGATGCTTCCAGAAGACTCTGTGGTTTCCTCAAAAGTCTTG GGGTGCACTATGTGTTTGATACGAGGATAGCTGCGGATTTTAGTATCCTGGAGAGCCAAAAAGAATTCGTGCGTCGCTATCGCCAGCACAGTGAGGAGGAGCGCACCCTGCCCATGCTGACCTCTGCCTGTCCTG GCTGGGTCCGATACGCCGAGCGGGTGCTGGGTCGTCCCATCACTGCCCACCTCTGCACTGCCAAGTCCCCCCAGCAGGTGATGGGCTCTTTGGTGAAGGATTATTTCGCCAGACAGCAG AACCTGTCTCCAGAGAAGATTTTCCACGTCATCGTGGCCCCTTGTTATGACAAGAAGCTAGAGGCTCTTCAGGAAGGCTTTCCCCCCGCTTTGCATGGCTCCCGGGGCGCTGACTGCGTGTTAACATCAG GTGAAATTGCTCAAATAATGGACCAAGGTGACCTCTCAGTGAAGGATGCTGCCGTCGACACTCT GTTTGGAGACTTGAAGGAGGACAAGGTGACGCGCCATGATGGAGCCAGCTCGGACGGGCACCTGGCACACATCTTCAGACATGCGGCCAAGGAGCTGTTCAACGAGGATGTAGAGGAGGTCACTTACCGAGCCCTGAG AAACAAAGACTTCCAAGAGGTCACCCTTGAGAAGAATGGGGAGGTGGTGTTACGCTTTGCTGCAGCCTATGGCTTTCGAAACATCCAGAACATGATCCTGAAGCTTAAGAAAGGAAAGTTCCCGTACCACTTTGTGGAGGTCCTCGCCTGTGCTGGAG GATGCTTAAATGGCAGAGGCCAAGCCCAGACTCCGGATGGACATGCGGATAAGGCCCTGCTGCGGCAGATGGAAGGCATTTACGCTGACATCCCTGTGCGGCGTCCAGAGTCCAGTGCACACATGCAGGAGCTGTACCAGGAGTGGCTGGAGGGGATCAACTCCCCCAAAGCCCGAGAGGTGCTGCACACCACATACCAGAGCCAGGAGCGTGGCGCACACAGCCTGGACATCAAGTGGTGA
- the NARF gene encoding nuclear prelamin A recognition factor isoform X2: protein MLTSACPGWVRYAERVLGRPITAHLCTAKSPQQVMGSLVKDYFARQQNLSPEKIFHVIVAPCYDKKLEALQEGFPPALHGSRGADCVLTSGEIAQIMDQGDLSVKDAAVDTLFGDLKEDKVTRHDGASSDGHLAHIFRHAAKELFNEDVEEVTYRALRNKDFQEVTLEKNGEVVLRFAAAYGFRNIQNMILKLKKGKFPYHFVEVLACAGGCLNGRGQAQTPDGHADKALLRQMEGIYADIPVRRPESSAHMQELYQEWLEGINSPKAREVLHTTYQSQERGAHSLDIKW, encoded by the exons ATGCTGACCTCTGCCTGTCCTG GCTGGGTCCGATACGCCGAGCGGGTGCTGGGTCGTCCCATCACTGCCCACCTCTGCACTGCCAAGTCCCCCCAGCAGGTGATGGGCTCTTTGGTGAAGGATTATTTCGCCAGACAGCAG AACCTGTCTCCAGAGAAGATTTTCCACGTCATCGTGGCCCCTTGTTATGACAAGAAGCTAGAGGCTCTTCAGGAAGGCTTTCCCCCCGCTTTGCATGGCTCCCGGGGCGCTGACTGCGTGTTAACATCAG GTGAAATTGCTCAAATAATGGACCAAGGTGACCTCTCAGTGAAGGATGCTGCCGTCGACACTCT GTTTGGAGACTTGAAGGAGGACAAGGTGACGCGCCATGATGGAGCCAGCTCGGACGGGCACCTGGCACACATCTTCAGACATGCGGCCAAGGAGCTGTTCAACGAGGATGTAGAGGAGGTCACTTACCGAGCCCTGAG AAACAAAGACTTCCAAGAGGTCACCCTTGAGAAGAATGGGGAGGTGGTGTTACGCTTTGCTGCAGCCTATGGCTTTCGAAACATCCAGAACATGATCCTGAAGCTTAAGAAAGGAAAGTTCCCGTACCACTTTGTGGAGGTCCTCGCCTGTGCTGGAG GATGCTTAAATGGCAGAGGCCAAGCCCAGACTCCGGATGGACATGCGGATAAGGCCCTGCTGCGGCAGATGGAAGGCATTTACGCTGACATCCCTGTGCGGCGTCCAGAGTCCAGTGCACACATGCAGGAGCTGTACCAGGAGTGGCTGGAGGGGATCAACTCCCCCAAAGCCCGAGAGGTGCTGCACACCACATACCAGAGCCAGGAGCGTGGCGCACACAGCCTGGACATCAAGTGGTGA
- the NARF gene encoding nuclear prelamin A recognition factor isoform X3 → MGSLVKDYFARQQNLSPEKIFHVIVAPCYDKKLEALQEGFPPALHGSRGADCVLTSGEIAQIMDQGDLSVKDAAVDTLFGDLKEDKVTRHDGASSDGHLAHIFRHAAKELFNEDVEEVTYRALRNKDFQEVTLEKNGEVVLRFAAAYGFRNIQNMILKLKKGKFPYHFVEVLACAGGCLNGRGQAQTPDGHADKALLRQMEGIYADIPVRRPESSAHMQELYQEWLEGINSPKAREVLHTTYQSQERGAHSLDIKW, encoded by the exons ATGGGCTCTTTGGTGAAGGATTATTTCGCCAGACAGCAG AACCTGTCTCCAGAGAAGATTTTCCACGTCATCGTGGCCCCTTGTTATGACAAGAAGCTAGAGGCTCTTCAGGAAGGCTTTCCCCCCGCTTTGCATGGCTCCCGGGGCGCTGACTGCGTGTTAACATCAG GTGAAATTGCTCAAATAATGGACCAAGGTGACCTCTCAGTGAAGGATGCTGCCGTCGACACTCT GTTTGGAGACTTGAAGGAGGACAAGGTGACGCGCCATGATGGAGCCAGCTCGGACGGGCACCTGGCACACATCTTCAGACATGCGGCCAAGGAGCTGTTCAACGAGGATGTAGAGGAGGTCACTTACCGAGCCCTGAG AAACAAAGACTTCCAAGAGGTCACCCTTGAGAAGAATGGGGAGGTGGTGTTACGCTTTGCTGCAGCCTATGGCTTTCGAAACATCCAGAACATGATCCTGAAGCTTAAGAAAGGAAAGTTCCCGTACCACTTTGTGGAGGTCCTCGCCTGTGCTGGAG GATGCTTAAATGGCAGAGGCCAAGCCCAGACTCCGGATGGACATGCGGATAAGGCCCTGCTGCGGCAGATGGAAGGCATTTACGCTGACATCCCTGTGCGGCGTCCAGAGTCCAGTGCACACATGCAGGAGCTGTACCAGGAGTGGCTGGAGGGGATCAACTCCCCCAAAGCCCGAGAGGTGCTGCACACCACATACCAGAGCCAGGAGCGTGGCGCACACAGCCTGGACATCAAGTGGTGA